In Bacteroidota bacterium, a single window of DNA contains:
- a CDS encoding T9SS type A sorting domain-containing protein, protein MRKFYLIMVSAVLCAYTFYSCTTSQSKVFIDEEEEEEGYDGPMERDQFEADRLKDPALGYVPYTRLYDAMVYTEQLKNQLPQQRLQQALLWQERGPIYDSLGPSNGNTRAGVNYTAGRVRAVLVDTLNDPTGNTVFAGGVAGGLWRCTNFLSEIPNWTAVDDFFSNLAIAFICQNPANPSIMYFCTGEAASNADAVLGKGVWKSTDKGLSWTQLPSSVNFIRNFRIVCDNAGNVYLGSRTTASPASNLNGLSRSKDGGLTWENITPTALGTATATATCTDLEISSTGKLYASFGYNTAGGTVRPYVTNDPVNVTQATGWTLGSNFRISNTLAVRLELAAIADTVYGVTTNTAHNTDSCYKSVDGGVTWVKQNTTILPAGLGSGQGWYNLTLAVNPRNTNELLCGGLDAYRSTNGGATWTRHTFWVTTAPYVHADQHFMQWWYKDGESRILIGCDGGVFLTRDNGVTWRDKNRNLGIKQFYAGAIHPAAGSPYLIAGAQDNGVHQLKYPGLGPSNEVTGGDGCYVYINQLDPNIQFGSYVFNQYRRTTNGGQTWSSINPSTTAGLFVNPFDYDDAQNTMYACWTANNIMRWPNANTANTTTVVPVALLNGGVAASVKVSPYTPNRVFLGSNGGRVLRLDNANATPTITNITGASFTGGTINCINTGTSDNVLVAVYTNFGINNVWYTNDGGTNWTAIDGNLPDMPVRWALFEPGRDDRLILATEAGIYSTDLVNGASTVWMPNTTFPTVRTDMIRMRTSDSTIVAATHGRGLFTAKIPAVVLPYVSFVQSSSVVAEQTVSTTGCRSYNDYKIGIGLVNPASGDATVNINVNGGSALRVTDYDFTTNGNFAAPSNQLSFTSGATGVKFITLRIYDDAEVENPENFTFGFTVSGTTNAVPGLITSHQVTIADNDRFPIPFVTNGQFTIGTYNTDLSSLSTPFDGTKLKHRIQLLYTAAELRAAGITTKATLSAMRVRVKTKNSTQPFKGLNISLSQSTLGTLSAGFAGGAFTQVYTGDYTTVTGDNNFNFSTPFNWDGTSNIIVQMCYDNTGGTADALGDVIEAMGSPLGAGVRGSTYSNWTTAGGAGCALAAAFVNDARTVATFAATFGDPVATALNSTKTEYLAPSADLYYYNASGEIMSRVLNLSSHDYGCTQVVIDRAGTGVTQFWNTNTANYLMNKTFRVLPATNNATGKHEVTFYFTKAEKDGWEAATGKTWDSIQIIKLPSRINNVTPAVAQPDGPGSVQVINAVRRTFGPNDFYTLTGIFENGLSAYGFGIPGRMNTILTLTGSINSNNADIDLSWTTSAEINSSVFIVEKSYDGTNFHQIGFVNAAGNKLIPSTYGYVDHENVLDNYYRIKMMHTDGYILYSNIVYLKKDNAPQRLFIYPNPFTTSLSIRFARMPSEPVKFSFYDAGGKLVKQYSGAAGLVTYDINTTGIISKGIYLLKINVGDKQFTQKLMKQ, encoded by the coding sequence ATGAGAAAATTTTACCTGATTATGGTAAGTGCCGTTTTATGCGCTTACACTTTTTATTCCTGTACAACATCCCAATCAAAGGTTTTTATTGATGAAGAAGAAGAGGAAGAAGGCTATGATGGCCCAATGGAAAGAGATCAATTTGAGGCTGATCGCCTGAAAGATCCTGCTTTGGGCTATGTTCCTTACACCAGGCTTTATGATGCCATGGTTTATACCGAGCAATTAAAAAATCAATTGCCTCAGCAACGTCTTCAACAAGCATTACTCTGGCAGGAGCGGGGACCAATTTATGATAGTCTTGGCCCAAGCAATGGTAACACCCGTGCTGGTGTAAATTATACTGCAGGTCGTGTACGTGCAGTATTGGTTGATACTTTAAATGATCCTACTGGCAATACAGTGTTTGCTGGTGGTGTGGCTGGGGGTTTATGGCGTTGCACAAATTTCCTGTCTGAAATTCCAAACTGGACGGCAGTTGATGATTTTTTCAGCAATCTTGCGATTGCATTTATCTGTCAGAACCCTGCAAACCCAAGCATCATGTATTTCTGTACAGGAGAAGCTGCAAGCAATGCAGACGCTGTATTGGGTAAAGGAGTTTGGAAATCTACTGACAAAGGTCTTTCATGGACGCAACTTCCTTCTTCTGTAAATTTCATCAGGAACTTCAGGATAGTTTGTGATAATGCAGGTAATGTTTACCTGGGATCACGAACTACTGCATCGCCTGCATCCAATTTAAATGGTCTGTCACGATCTAAAGATGGCGGTCTTACCTGGGAAAATATTACACCTACTGCTTTAGGTACTGCTACAGCTACGGCCACATGTACTGATCTTGAAATAAGTAGTACTGGTAAATTATATGCAAGTTTTGGTTATAATACTGCCGGAGGAACTGTAAGGCCTTATGTTACCAATGACCCGGTTAATGTTACTCAAGCTACAGGTTGGACATTGGGATCAAATTTTAGGATATCAAATACATTGGCCGTTAGGCTCGAGCTTGCAGCAATTGCAGATACCGTGTATGGTGTTACTACAAACACAGCACATAATACTGATAGCTGTTATAAATCTGTTGATGGTGGTGTAACCTGGGTAAAACAAAACACAACTATATTGCCGGCCGGTCTTGGCAGCGGACAGGGCTGGTACAATCTTACTTTAGCGGTTAATCCAAGAAATACAAATGAACTGCTTTGTGGTGGTTTGGATGCATACCGATCAACAAACGGTGGAGCTACATGGACACGACATACTTTCTGGGTTACTACTGCGCCTTATGTTCATGCTGATCAGCATTTCATGCAATGGTGGTATAAAGATGGCGAAAGCAGGATACTTATCGGTTGCGACGGTGGTGTATTTCTTACTAGAGATAATGGAGTGACATGGAGAGATAAAAACCGTAACCTCGGTATCAAGCAATTTTATGCCGGTGCAATTCACCCGGCTGCAGGCTCACCTTATTTAATTGCCGGAGCGCAGGACAATGGAGTTCACCAGTTAAAATATCCGGGACTCGGGCCTTCGAATGAAGTAACTGGTGGTGATGGTTGTTATGTCTACATCAATCAACTGGATCCGAATATTCAATTTGGCAGTTATGTATTTAATCAATACCGTAGAACTACAAACGGCGGACAAACCTGGTCAAGTATTAATCCATCAACTACAGCAGGTTTATTTGTAAACCCGTTTGATTATGATGATGCACAAAACACAATGTATGCCTGCTGGACGGCGAATAATATTATGCGCTGGCCAAATGCAAATACAGCCAATACAACAACTGTAGTTCCTGTTGCATTATTAAATGGTGGCGTAGCCGCATCGGTTAAAGTTTCTCCATATACACCCAATCGTGTTTTCCTGGGATCAAATGGCGGTCGTGTTTTAAGATTGGATAATGCGAATGCAACACCTACAATAACAAATATCACTGGAGCATCTTTCACAGGAGGTACAATTAACTGTATCAACACAGGCACATCTGATAATGTTTTAGTTGCCGTGTACACAAACTTTGGTATTAATAATGTTTGGTATACAAATGATGGTGGTACAAACTGGACAGCTATTGACGGTAACTTACCTGATATGCCTGTTCGTTGGGCATTATTTGAACCAGGTCGTGACGACAGGTTAATACTTGCAACAGAAGCAGGGATCTATTCAACTGATCTGGTAAATGGAGCAAGCACGGTTTGGATGCCGAATACAACTTTCCCAACTGTACGTACCGATATGATCAGAATGCGTACCAGTGACAGCACTATTGTTGCTGCTACACATGGCCGGGGATTATTTACTGCTAAAATTCCTGCAGTGGTTCTTCCTTATGTAAGCTTTGTTCAATCATCATCAGTGGTTGCAGAGCAAACAGTTTCTACAACAGGTTGTCGTTCTTATAACGATTATAAGATCGGAATTGGTTTAGTGAATCCTGCGAGTGGTGATGCAACAGTAAATATTAATGTAAACGGAGGATCTGCGCTTAGAGTAACTGACTATGACTTTACAACTAATGGAAATTTTGCGGCACCATCGAACCAGCTAAGTTTTACCAGCGGAGCTACCGGTGTAAAATTTATTACACTTCGCATTTATGATGATGCTGAGGTTGAAAATCCTGAGAACTTTACATTCGGATTTACAGTATCCGGTACTACAAATGCAGTTCCGGGTTTAATAACCAGTCACCAGGTAACAATTGCAGATAATGACAGGTTCCCGATTCCATTTGTAACCAACGGGCAATTTACAATCGGAACTTATAATACAGATCTTAGCTCTTTGTCAACTCCATTTGATGGAACAAAACTGAAGCACCGGATTCAATTGCTATATACTGCTGCAGAATTGAGAGCTGCGGGTATTACAACAAAAGCCACCTTAAGTGCAATGCGTGTAAGAGTAAAAACTAAAAACTCAACACAGCCATTTAAAGGGCTTAATATTTCATTGTCACAAAGTACTCTTGGTACACTTAGTGCTGGATTTGCTGGAGGTGCATTCACCCAGGTCTACACAGGAGATTATACAACCGTTACAGGCGACAATAATTTTAATTTCAGTACACCATTTAACTGGGATGGAACTTCAAACATTATAGTTCAAATGTGTTATGATAATACCGGAGGTACGGCTGATGCATTAGGTGATGTAATAGAAGCAATGGGTTCTCCGCTTGGTGCTGGCGTACGCGGCTCTACTTATTCTAATTGGACAACTGCAGGAGGAGCCGGTTGTGCATTAGCTGCTGCGTTTGTAAATGATGCAAGAACTGTCGCAACATTTGCTGCAACCTTTGGTGATCCTGTTGCTACAGCACTCAACAGTACAAAAACTGAATACCTGGCGCCTTCAGCTGATTTGTATTACTATAATGCATCAGGTGAAATAATGTCAAGGGTGCTGAATCTTTCATCACATGATTACGGATGTACCCAGGTTGTTATAGACAGGGCGGGCACTGGAGTAACTCAGTTCTGGAATACGAATACAGCAAATTACCTGATGAATAAAACATTCCGTGTATTGCCAGCTACGAATAATGCAACAGGTAAACATGAAGTGACTTTCTACTTTACCAAAGCAGAAAAAGACGGATGGGAAGCCGCAACAGGAAAAACATGGGATAGTATCCAGATCATTAAACTGCCTTCAAGAATAAATAATGTAACACCGGCTGTTGCACAACCCGATGGACCGGGTTCAGTACAGGTGATCAATGCTGTACGCAGAACATTCGGGCCGAATGACTTCTATACACTAACCGGTATTTTTGAAAATGGTTTGTCTGCTTATGGCTTTGGTATACCGGGAAGAATGAATACGATACTTACACTTACCGGAAGTATTAACTCCAATAATGCTGATATCGATCTGAGTTGGACTACATCTGCAGAGATCAACAGTTCTGTGTTTATCGTTGAAAAATCATATGATGGTACTAATTTCCACCAGATCGGTTTTGTGAATGCAGCCGGAAATAAACTGATACCAAGCACTTATGGATATGTTGATCATGAAAATGTGCTGGATAATTATTACCGTATTAAAATGATGCATACAGATGGATATATTCTGTATAGTAATATCGTTTACCTGAAAAAGGATAATGCACCACAGCGGTTGTTTATTTATCCGAATCCATTTACAACTTCATTGTCGATCCGGTTTGCACGGATGCCATCAGAGCCTGTTAAATTCTCATTCTATGATGCAGGCGGTAAACTGGTAAAACAATATTCAGGTGCTGCCGGGTTGGTTACGTATGATATTAATACTACTGGTATCATATCTAAAGGTATTTACCTGTTGAAAATAAATGTGGGTGATAAACAGTTCACGCAAAAACTCATGAAGCAATAA